The region AACCACCCCGAGGGTACGCTGCATGCGGACATGCGCCGCGACCATGGTGTGGAGAAGCCGCACGCCATCAAGTTCTGGTGCCTCGGCAACGAGATGGACGGCCCCTGGCAGACCTGTGCCAGGACCGCTGCGGAGTACGGTCGGATCGCCACCGAAACCGCCAAGGTCATGCGGTGGACCGATCCGAACGTCGAACTGGCGGTATGTGGATCCTCGCACCGCGAAATGCCCACCTACGGCGCGTGGGAATACGAGGTGCTCGACCACACGTTCGAGCATGTCGATTTCATCTCTCTGCACCAGTATTTCGAGAACCACGAGAACGAGGTCGATCGTTTCCTGACCGTGATCGACGATCTCGATGCGTTCATTTCCGAAGTCGTCTCGATCGCGGACTCGGTCGCCGCGAAGCGGCGGTCGGACAAGCGCATCATGCTCTCGCTCGACGAATGGAACGTCTGGTATCGCGCGCGCAGCGGGTCGGACCTGCGCGCGGAGAACTGGGAGATCGCGCCGCACCTGCTGGAAGAGGTCTATAATTTCGAGGACGCGCTGGTCGTCGGTGGCGCGCTGCTGACCATGATCAACCACGCGGATCGCGTGAAGGCCGCCTGCATCGCGCAGCTCGTCAACGTGATCGGGCCGATCATGACCGAGACCGGCGGCCCCGCATGGCGGCAGACGATCTTCCATCCCTTCGCCCAGGCCTCCCGCTTCGGACGGGGCACCGCACTGCGGTGCAAGGTCGAGACCGAGACTTTCGCAGCCGGCAAGCACGAGGCCGCGCCCTGCCTGCTGACGGCCGTGGTGCACGATCCGGATAGCGGGCGAGCGACAGTGTTCGCGCTGAACCGCTCGGTCGATCATGAGATGGAACTGGAGGTGGACTTGCGCAACATGGGGCCGCGCGCGCTGGACGAGGCGATCGAGCTCCATCACGAGGATATCAAAGCGATCAACGACCGCGACACCCCCGACCGGGTCGCGCCGCATGCGCATCCAGACGCTGAGCTGGAGTGGCAGGCTCTGCGGGCGACGCTGAAGCCGCTCTCCTGGAACGTGTTCGTTACGGGCGCTGCCCCGTAGCCACCCTC is a window of Alteriqipengyuania lutimaris DNA encoding:
- the arfA gene encoding arabinosylfuranosidase ArfA encodes the protein MLKARVIADADFTISAVDPRIYGSFVEHLGRCVYGGIYEPDHEMADENGFRQDVLDLTTELGVSIVRYPGGNFVSGYNWEDGVGPKEDRPVRLDLAWGSTETNQFGTNEFMVWCDKAGVEPMFAVNLGTRGPAEAQNLLEYCNHPEGTLHADMRRDHGVEKPHAIKFWCLGNEMDGPWQTCARTAAEYGRIATETAKVMRWTDPNVELAVCGSSHREMPTYGAWEYEVLDHTFEHVDFISLHQYFENHENEVDRFLTVIDDLDAFISEVVSIADSVAAKRRSDKRIMLSLDEWNVWYRARSGSDLRAENWEIAPHLLEEVYNFEDALVVGGALLTMINHADRVKAACIAQLVNVIGPIMTETGGPAWRQTIFHPFAQASRFGRGTALRCKVETETFAAGKHEAAPCLLTAVVHDPDSGRATVFALNRSVDHEMELEVDLRNMGPRALDEAIELHHEDIKAINDRDTPDRVAPHAHPDAELEWQALRATLKPLSWNVFVTGAAP